CGGGAGGACTCGATGGATTCGGTGGATGTGGTCGTCGTCGGCCTGGGTGTCACGGGCCTGTCGACCGCGGTCGCGGCGGCGCGGGTGGGGTTCCGGGTCGTCGGTCTGGACAGCGCGGCCGGCCGTGTGCGGGACGTCGCGGCGGTGCGGCCCGGGTGCGGGCTGGGGACGGTGTCGGAGCGGGAGCTGGGGCGCGTGCTCGCGGGTGGTCGGCTGGAGGTGCGTGGCGTCGACGGCGGTGTGCCGGCGGCGGACGTGCACGTGCTGTGCCTGCCGACGCCCTCCGACGGGAGCGGCCGGGTCGACCGGCGGGCGCTGATCTCGGCGACGCGAGCGGTCGGCGGCGTGTTGCGGAACGGGGACCTGGTGCTCGTGCAGAGCAGCTGCCCGCCCGGGACGACGGCGGGTGCGGTGGTGCCCGAGCTGGAGCGGGTGAGCGGGCTGCGCGCGGGGGTGGGGTTCTCCATGGCCTGTGCGCCCAGTCGACTCGACCCCGGCTCCCCGGCATCGGCGCGAGCGACGCGGGTCGTGGGTGGGTGCACGGAGGGGTGTGCGGAGCGGGCCGGGAGGTTCTTGCGGGCGCTGGGGCACGAGGTGGTCGAGGTGTCGGGGGCTCGGGTGGCCGAGCTGGTCAAGCTCTTCGAGAACACGTTTCGGCTGGTCAACATCTCGCTGGTCAACGAGCTGGCGGCGGTGTGCGGTGAGCTCGGGGTCGACGTCGACGAGGTGTTGCGGGCAGCGGGGAGCAAGGGGTTCGGGTTTCTCGGGCATCGGCCCAGCGCGGGGGCCGGTGGGGACTGCGTTCCTGTCGCGGCCAGGGTGTTCGGGGCCGTTGCTCGGCAGGTCGGGTTGTCGTGTCCGGTGGTGGACGCGGCGGTGGCGGTCAACGACGCGATGCCGGCGCACACCGTGCACCGGCTCAGGCAGGCGGTCGGGTCGTTGGGCGGCAAGCGGGTGCTGGTGCTCGGGGTGACCTACAAGCCCGACGTGCCGGACATCCGGAGGTCCGCCGCGATCGCCGTGCTGGAGGAGTTGCGGCGGGAGGCCGAAGTGGCCTTCCACGACCCGTACGTCGACCGGGTCGAGATGGCCGACGGGACGGTGCTCGGCGCGGCGGACCTGCGGCGGCCCGAGAGGTTCGACCTGGTGGTGCTGATGACGCCGCACGCCGCCTATCGGCAGGTGGGCGGGTGGTCCGTGCCGGTGGTCGACTGCTCGTCGGGGCACCCGGTCGCGTGGGGTGGCGTGTTCGGGCGGGGTGGCGTGGACGGGCGGGTGGCGGCATGAGCGGGACGTGGATCCGGGGGCCGATCGGGCCGGACGCCGAGCGCCGGGTCACGGTCGCGGGCTGCCGGACGGTGCTGGCGATGGTGCCCCACCCCGTGGCGGGCATCCGGTTGATCTCCGACGTGGTCCCCCTGCTGCGCAACGACCCGCGCGTGCAGGTGGTGTTCTCCGTGACCGACACCGGCAGGCGTTGGCACGGAACGGAGGACCTGGTGCGCCGGCACGGCGGGGTCGTCGTCCCCTGGGAACAGGCCGCGCACCACGAGTTCGACGTCGTGCTGGCCGCCGCGCACAACGACCTGGACCAGGCGCGCGGGCCGATCCTGCTGCTGCCGCACGGCGCCGGGCACCTGGCCTCGCGCAAGTTCAGCCGGCACGCCGGACCGGGTGCGGTCCCGCACCCGGGGCTGAGCCGGGAGTCGCTCACGCGGCGCGGGCGGGTGCTGCCGGCGGCCATCGCGCTGACCCACGACGACGAAGTGGCGGCGTTGCGGTCCTCGTGCCCGGAGGCGGCGCACACCGCCGTCGTGGTCGGGGACGTGTGCCTGGACCGGATGACGGCGAGCCTCCCGCTGCGCGACCACTACCGGGCGGCGCTGGGCGTGCCCGAGGACAGGCGACTGGTGACCGTCAGCTCGACGTGGGCGACCGACTCCGCGTTCGGCCGCTGGTTCTCGCTGTGCCGGACGCTGCTGGACGAACTGCCCGACGACCGCGTGGCGCTGGTCCTGCACCCCAACGCCTGGTCGGTGCACGGCGAGTGGCAGATCCGCTCCTGGCTGCACGACTGCATCCAGGCCGGGCTGCTGGTCATCCCGCCCGAGGAGGGCTGGCGCGCCACGATGATCGCCAGCGACCACGTGCTGGGCGACCACGGCTCGACCACCCAGTACGCGGCGGCGATCGGCCGACCGGTGGCGCTCGCGGCCCACCCCCGTGACAACGTGCGGCCAGGCAGCCTGGCCCAGCTCGTGCGGGAGGAGTTCACCGAGCTGGACCCGGACCGGCCGATCGCCCGGCAGCTCGTGCCCACCGCCCGGTCCCGCCGGGTGGCGCGGATGGTGTCGTCGCGTCCCGGCGCGGCGGCGGCTGCCCTGCGGCAGACGATCTACCGGCTGATGGGGTTGCCCGAGCCGGCGCACCCGGCCGCCGTCGACCCGCTGCCGGCGCCCCGTCCGCTGCGGCCGGTGCTGCCGTGATCGTGTGGCTGGTGGTGAACGGGATCGGGCCCGGGTTGCACCGCCTCGTCGTCGGCACCCGCTCCGGCCGCCCGGAACAGGTCGTCGTCGGCGAGGTCGGCCGGGTGGACCCGGAGCGCCTCGCCCTGGCGGACGTGCTCGTCGACCCCGGTCAGGGGCGGTCGAGGTCGGCCAGGCGGGCACTGGTCGTGCTGGCCTTCGGGTTCCCGGTGGCGGCGAAGAACTCGTGCGCGGCCTCGTAGTGGACCCGCGCGGCGGTGGGGTCGCCGAGCCCGGCGACGGCCTCACCGAGCAGCAACCGGACTTCGGCCTCGTAGAACGGCGAACCGACGCGGCGCAGGACGTCGAGCGCGGACTCCAGGTGCTCGGCGGCCTGCGCGTGCTGCCCGCGGCGCAGGTGGATCGCGCCCAGCGACCGCAGGCACCTGGCCTGGGCCACGTCGTCGCCCAGATCCGCCATCACCTCCGCCGCGGCGGTCAGCTCGGCGACCGCCTCGCCGTCACGACCGAGGTCGGCGAGCACCTCGCCGATCCGCCGCCCGCACAAGGCCTCCGCCCGCCGGGTGCCGATCTCGCGGCGGATCTCGCGCGCCCGGGTGAGCCGGTCGAGGGCCACGGTGAGCTGCCCCGCCCCCTGCGCGACCCCGGCGAGTTCGGTGAGGGCCACCGCGATCGCCTGCCGGTCGCCGTCCTGCTCGGCGATCTCCAAGGCTCGCAAGCCTTCCGGCTCGGCGTCGGCGAACCGGCCCAGGCCGCTGTAGGCGTAGGTGAGCTGGGCGCGCAGCCTCGCCTCCGCCGCCCGGTTGCCCTCGCGGACGGCCGCCGGCACGCCCAGGTCGTGCATGGCGAACCAGTCGTCGTAGTGCCGGGCGTGCAGGAAGAAACCCCACAGGGCCTCGCAGAACTGCCAGACCAGGTCGTCCCAGCCGAGGTCCGCAGCGACCCGGCAGGCCTCGCGCAGGTTGCCGCGTTCGGTCTCCAACCACTCCAACGCGGCGCGAGCCGTGCCCACGGGCTTGGCACCCCGGTGGTAGCGGGGCCCGACGCGGTGCCTGGTCGGCCGCAGCACCAGGTCCGCGGCGGCCAGTCGGTCCAGGTACCACTCGACGACCCGCCGAGACGCGGCGTCGCGCTCCGCCTCCGAGTCCCACTCGGCCTGCGTGCGCGCGTGCACCCGCATCAGGTCGTGGAACCGGAAGCGGGCGTCGGCGATCTCGGCCAGCAGGTTCTTCTCCACCAGGTCGGTCAGCACCGGTTCGACCTCGCGGGCGGGTTCGCCCGCGACGGCCGCCGCCGCCTCCACCCCGAACGACGGGCCGGGGTGCAGTGCGCACAACCGGTAGACCTTGGCGTGCTGGGGCGGCAAGTCCACATAGGACAGATCTAGTACCGCTTCCACCGACACGCCGTCGTCCAGCGTCAAGGTGGCCAGGCGTTCGGTGCGCAGGGAGCCGACTTCGGTCGACAGGGTTCTGCGCGGGTGGGTGGAGAGGCGGGCGCCCACCACGGACAGGGCTATCGGGAGGCCGCCGCACAGGTGGGCCAGTTCGCGGGCCGCGTCGGGTTCGGAGGTGACTCTGGGGCCCAGGGCTCGTTCGAGCAGTTCCAGGGACGCGTCCTCGTCGAAGGACTCGACCTCCACGAACCGGGCGCCGTCGACGGCCAGGGCGCTCAGGCGCCAGCGGCTGGTGATCAGGACCGCGCTGTGCGGCGAGGTGGGGAGCAGGGGGCGGACCTGGGCGGCGGAGACGGCGTCGTCGAGGAGGAGGGCCAGTCTGCGGTCGGCGGTCAGGGTGCGGAACAGGGCCTGTCTTCGGGACAGCTCGGGGGGAATGTCGGCGGCCGGGGTGCCCAGGGCCAGGAGGAACCACTCCAGGACTTCGGACGGGGTGGCGGGGCCGTTGGGGGCGTGCGCGCCCAGCTCCACGTAGAGCTGGCCGTCGGGGAAGCGGGTTCGGGCGTTGTGCAGCCAGCGCAACGCCAAGGACGTCTTGCCCACCCCGCCGGGGCCGCTGACGACGGCCACCAAGGCCTCCTCGGCGGCGAACCAGCGGTCGAGGTCGGCCAGTTCGCGGCGGCGGCCGGCGAAGAGCCTCGGGGCGGGTGGGAGTTGGCGGGGGATCACCGGGGCGGCGGGTGCGTGGTGGTGGAAGTGGATGTCGTTGACCTGGCCCGCTTGGACGACCGGTCCGTGGGTGGTGCCGGAGATGACGTTCTCTGCGCCGTGGTCCACCCGTTCCAGTCTCCAAGGTTAGGGGTCGGCGGAAGATAACGAACAGGTAACGGCCAGGTCGCGGACTGGGCTCGGTACGTATGCCCCGGTGTCCACCGCCCACCGGCGGTCGGGGTTCGAAGCGAATGCGCGTACCTACGACGAGGTGACACATCCATGACGCGAAACCAGGGGCGGCACCGCTTCTCGCGGCGCACCAAGCTCACAGCCGGGGCCGCCGGGCTGGCGCTCACGATCGGCCTGGCGGTCGCGATCTCCACCACCGGAGACCAGGGCACCGCCCAGGCGGACGGGGCCGACAAGTCCCTGTTCGTCGACATCACCAAGCAGGCGCGCAACGTCAAGGCGCCCAGGCCGGAAGGCGACGCCACCAACGGCACCTTCACCGTCGACTGCGGGCGCAACGAGAACGGGCACTTCAACCCGGACAACTTCATCGCCCAGCCCGGTGTCCGCAACGGCGCCCAGCACCTGCACGACTACGTCGGCAACCTGTCCACCGACGCCGACTCGACCAACGAGAGCCTGCTCGACGCCGACACGACCTGCAAGAACGGCGACAAGTCCGCCTACTTCTGGCCGGTGGTCCGCATCGACCGCGACAACGAGGAGGAAGAACCCGGCAAGCCCGCCGACGCCGAGGTCGAGTGCCCGGACGTCAAGCGCAAGCTGCGCAACGTCCCCCAGCAGGCCCGCGCCGAGGTCGACCGCAACCTCCAGCAGCTCAAGCAGCAGATCGCCGAGGCCAACGACAAGCTCAAGAAGGCCGCGAACGTCGACGACCCGAACTTCGTCAACAACGCGATCCTGGGACCGTTGCGGGACAAGCGGTCCGCGGCGATCGGCCGGATCGTGGAGGCCATCGACCGGGTCGCGCAACGGCCGCGCGGGTTGCAGCGCCTGGCCCCGTGCACGGTCAAGGACGGCGACAGCAAGGACGTCAAAGTCGCCGAGCAGCAGAAGGAAGCCGAGGCCGACGCGCCGGAGAAGGGTGACGGCAAGAGCAAGAGCGACGAGAACGAGTTGCCCGGCAACGAGGGCGAGATCCAGCGCCCCGAGGTCGTGGACCTGACCTTCCGCGGCAGCCCCACCGGCAAGGTCGTCGCGATGCCGCAGTTCCTGCGCGTCCTCTACGGCGACGCCAAGGTCACCAAGAACGGCCCGAAGAACGCCCGCAAGTCCTGGACCTGCACCGGTTTCGAGGACAAGGTGCAGCTGGACAAATACCCGGTGTGCCCGCAGGGCAGCAAGGTCAAGCGCATCCACGACTTCCCCAGCTGCTGGGACGGCAAGAACACCGACAGCGCCAACCACCGCGACCACATCGTCTACCCGAACGAGAACGGCAAGTGCCCCAAGGGTTTCCGGGCCGTGCCGCAGCTGCGGATCAGCCTGACCTACAACATCCCCCGGGACGTGCAGCAGAACGGCCAGTACGCCGTGGACGCGTTCCCCGAGGAGAAGCACAACCCGCTGTCCGACCACGACGACTTCGCCAACGTGATGTCCGAGGAGCTCATGAACCGGGTCGTGGACTGCATCAACAGCGGCAAGAAGTGCAAGGAGTGACCATGATCCAGGCACACCACCGGACCGGCGTGGACGAGGTGCGCGGCACCGAGGACGTCCGCCGCCTGCTGGACCTGCTCTCCGTCGCCGAGGACGCGACCCTCGTGCACCGCGACACCCCGGACAACCGGGTGTGGGTCGGGGTGCGCGGCGACCGCGGGGCGATGCTGTTCACCGACGTGTTCACCGGCTCGTGGGCCAGCCTCGGCGAAGGCCCCCGACAGCGCCCCCGCTACGCCGGGGTGCGGTTCCCCACCCACTGCGAGATCCCCGTGGCCGACCTGGCCGTGGCGATCGAGGAGTTCCTCGCGACGGGCCAGCGCCCGACGCGGGTGCCCTGGCAGCAGGTGCGGTGAAGGCGGGCCGCCCCCGGCGGACCAACGGCGGGGTCCACGGGGGCGGCCCGTTCACAGGCGGTCAGTTCCAGCGCGAACCGTTCTCACGGGATCGCCAGGCCTTCCTGCCGCAGCGCTTCCTCCACGCGCAACCGCTCGATGTCCCGGTCCACGCCCTCGGGCAGCTCGTCCAGCCGGTGGACCACCCCGACCGCCGCACAGGCCTGTGCCAACAGGACGTCGTACGCCTGCCGTACCCCTGCGCGGCGGGCGTACGGCGTGCCGGGCCGGATGAGCGCCAGCACCCGGTGCACCCGCCTCAGGTCGGCGGCCAACTGCTCGATCGGAAGGCCCTGCGGCCCCACCGGATCACGACGCAACCGCCGGACCAGCCGGGGGATGTGGAGCACGGCCCAGCACAGCGCGGACGGCGCGAGTGCGACGCCCGCGAACAAGGCGACATTGCCCCACGGCGCGGAGGCCATGCGCCCAGTATCAACCCGCGTGCAACGCCAGGTACAGGTCCACCCGGGACGTGAAATCCGACAGATCCACGCCCAACAACTCCTCCACCCGCCCCACCCGGTAGCGCAGGGTGTTCACGTGGACGTGCAGCCGCGCCGCCGCCGTCGTCCACGACCCGGAGCAGTCCAGGAACACCCGCAGGGTCCCCACCAGGTCCGACCCGTGCTCGGCGTCGTAGTCCAGCACCGGCCCCAGCACCCGCCGCCGCAACGACCCGCGCAGCTCCTCCGGCACCCCGGCCAGCAGCAGCTGGTGCAGCGCGATCTCCTCGCCCGCCACCACGCAGGTCCGGCCCGGCCGCCGCTCCCCCAGCCGCCGCGCGTGCGACGCCTCCTCCGCCGCCCCGCGCAACCCGGCGGCCCCCACGGCGGAGGAGATCCCGACCAACACCCGCACCGACCCCAACCCGGGCTCTACGGTCCGCAACGCCCGGCGCACGGCGTCCGCCCAGCCCGGACCCGAGGGTGCGATCGCGTAGACCTCGTCGCCGTGCACGGACACCAGTGCGTGCGGCGCGACCGGTGCCAAGACCTCCTCCAGCAGCGCCGCCGTCTGCTCCACCCGCCCGTCCGAGCTCGACGCGACGACCACCCGGAACTCGGCCGCGTCCCACCCGACCGCCGCCAGGCGCGGCCCCAGGTCGCCCGACCCGGTCAGCACCTCGCGCAGCAGCGGCCCGGCCGCCCGGTTCTCGATGCGCCGCTCCTGCACCACCCGGGTCCGCTCGACCCCCACCAGGCTGGCCAGCTCGGCGGCCACCTCGTCGTGCGCCCGGTCGCCCTCGACGACCACGATCCAGGTCGCCACCCGCGACCCGCCGCGCTCGGACACCGGCAGCAGCGTCGTCCGCCGCACCACCCGGGGCAGCCGGTCGGCCTGGAGGAACTCCCGCACGAACACGGCCGCGTCCGGTAGCTCCGGGCCGGCCACGACGTGCCCGGTGGTGGACAGGACCCGCACCGGCGCGTCCAGTTCCGCCGCGCCCGCCGCCACCAGCTCGCCCAGCCCGCCGCCGTCCGCGACGACGGTCAGCAGCCGCCGGTGCCGGCCCAGTTGCGCGCCCGCGTCGCCGACGCGTTCGGCGGCCAGCTCCAGCACGACCCGCTCGGTGATGGTCGCGAAGGACAGGTCGATCGGAACCTCCAACAACGGCACCCCGTGCCGCCGGCAGGCCTCGACAAGGGCGGCCGGCAATTCACGGGCCTCCGGATCGCTCGCCGCCAACGCGGCCACCCCGGCGTGCGCCAAAGAGCCGACGAAGGTCTCGCAATCGGTCGCCGAACGGTGCCAGAGCAGGCCGGACAGGACCAGTTCACCGCCGGACAGGTACCGCGCCGGATCGGGCAGCTCGGTGCCGTAAAGCCTGGTCACGGGCCTGTCCAGGTACTCCTCGCCGACGACGAGGCGCAGTCGCAGTTCCGGCATCCGCAGCAGGCTGCGTACCAGCAACACGATCGCCTCCTCCACGTCATCGGGGCGGTTTACCTTCGTCCGATCGTGTTTGTAGGAAAGCACAAAACCACTCGCCGGAGGAGCCTGGGATTCATGCGCCGCGGCCGTAGCCGACCGGCCGGCCCGGTCTGTGTACTGGCTCACACACCGATGGGAGGGCGAGTGACGATCAGCACCCACGTGCTCGACGCACAGCGCGGCAGGCCGGCGGTCGGCCTGGCGGTGCGCCTGGAGCACGACGGCGAGACGGTGGCCCAAGCCCGCACCGGCGAGGACGGCCGGATCACCGGCTGGCCCAGCGACCGGGCGGGGGTCTACCGGCTGGTGTTCGACACCGGCGACTTCGCCCCGTTCTTCCCCGAGGTGGTGTTGACCTTCCGGGTCACCGAGCCCGGCGAGCACCACCACGTGCCCCTGCTGTTGTCCCCGTTCGCGTACTCCACCTACCGAGGCAGCTGATGGACTTCCTTCGACCCGACACCCTCGCCGAGGCGCTGGCGCTCAAGTCGCAGCGCCCCGACGCCGTGCCGATCGCGGGCGGCACGGACGTGATGGTGGAGCTGAACTTCGACCACCGCCGCCCGGCCGCGCTGCTGGACCTGACCCGCGTGCCCGAGCTGCGCGAGCACTCCACCGAGAACGGCGTGGTCCGGATCGGCGCGGGCGTGCCGTACGTGCGGATCATCGAGGAGCTGGGTGGCGCGCTGCCCGGCCTGGCGATGGCGTCCCGCACGGTCGGTTCCCCGCAGATCCGCAACCGGGGCACGGTCGGCGGCAACCTGGGCGCGGCCTCGCCGGCCGGCGACACGCACCCGGTGCTGCTGGCGGCGGGCGCGACCGTGGAGGTGGCGTCGGCGCGCGGGGTGCGGTTCATCCCGGCGACCGAGTTCTACCTGGGCGTCAAGCGCAACGCGCTGGAGCCGGACGAGCTGATCACGGCCGTTCACGTGCCCGCGACCCGGGCGCCGCAGCAGTTCTCGAAGGTCGGCACGCGCAACGCGATGGTGATCGCCGTGTGCTCGTTCGCGGTGGCGCTGCACCCCGGGGAGCAGCGGGTGGGCGCGGCCGTGGGCAGTGCCGCGCCGACGCCGCGCCGGGCCACCGAGGCGGAGGAGTTCCTGTCCGGCGAGCTGACCGCGACCGACCAGTGGGAGTCGCCCAAGCCGCTGCTGGACTCGGTGAAACGCCGGTTCGGGGAGCTGGTGGCGCAGGCGGCCAGCCCCATCGACGACGTGCGCGGCTCGGCCGCGTACCGCAAGCACGCACTGTCCGTGCTGGCCCGCCGGACGCTGGGCTGGGCGTGGCAGGACTACACCGGGAAGGCGGCCTAGGGCGATGCGCGTGAACGTGACGGTCAACGGCGAGCAGCGGCAGGCCGACGACGTCTGGGAGGGCGAGAGCCTGCTCTACGTGCTGCGCGAGCGGCTGGGCCTGCCCGGGTCGAAGAACGCCTGTGAGCAGGGCGAATGCGGCTCGTGCACGGTGTACCTGGACGGCGTGCCGGTGTGTTCGTGTCTCGTGGCGGCCGGTCAGGCGCAGGACCGCGAGGTGCGCACGGTCGAGGGCCTGGCCGAGGGCGACGCGTTGGACCCGGTGCAGGAGGCGTTCGTGGAGGCGGGCGCGGTGCAGTGCGGGTTCTGCACGCCCGGTCTGGTGGTCGCCGCGCACGACCTGGTCAACCGGGTGCCGCAGCCGTCCGACCCGGAGATCCGGGAGGCGCTGGCCGGGAACCTGTGCCGCTGCACGGGTTACGAGAAGATCCTCGACGCGGTCAAG
This DNA window, taken from Saccharothrix variisporea, encodes the following:
- a CDS encoding nucleotide sugar dehydrogenase; protein product: MDSVDVVVVGLGVTGLSTAVAAARVGFRVVGLDSAAGRVRDVAAVRPGCGLGTVSERELGRVLAGGRLEVRGVDGGVPAADVHVLCLPTPSDGSGRVDRRALISATRAVGGVLRNGDLVLVQSSCPPGTTAGAVVPELERVSGLRAGVGFSMACAPSRLDPGSPASARATRVVGGCTEGCAERAGRFLRALGHEVVEVSGARVAELVKLFENTFRLVNISLVNELAAVCGELGVDVDEVLRAAGSKGFGFLGHRPSAGAGGDCVPVAARVFGAVARQVGLSCPVVDAAVAVNDAMPAHTVHRLRQAVGSLGGKRVLVLGVTYKPDVPDIRRSAAIAVLEELRREAEVAFHDPYVDRVEMADGTVLGAADLRRPERFDLVVLMTPHAAYRQVGGWSVPVVDCSSGHPVAWGGVFGRGGVDGRVAA
- a CDS encoding ATP-binding protein; the protein is MDHGAENVISGTTHGPVVQAGQVNDIHFHHHAPAAPVIPRQLPPAPRLFAGRRRELADLDRWFAAEEALVAVVSGPGGVGKTSLALRWLHNARTRFPDGQLYVELGAHAPNGPATPSEVLEWFLLALGTPAADIPPELSRRQALFRTLTADRRLALLLDDAVSAAQVRPLLPTSPHSAVLITSRWRLSALAVDGARFVEVESFDEDASLELLERALGPRVTSEPDAARELAHLCGGLPIALSVVGARLSTHPRRTLSTEVGSLRTERLATLTLDDGVSVEAVLDLSYVDLPPQHAKVYRLCALHPGPSFGVEAAAAVAGEPAREVEPVLTDLVEKNLLAEIADARFRFHDLMRVHARTQAEWDSEAERDAASRRVVEWYLDRLAAADLVLRPTRHRVGPRYHRGAKPVGTARAALEWLETERGNLREACRVAADLGWDDLVWQFCEALWGFFLHARHYDDWFAMHDLGVPAAVREGNRAAEARLRAQLTYAYSGLGRFADAEPEGLRALEIAEQDGDRQAIAVALTELAGVAQGAGQLTVALDRLTRAREIRREIGTRRAEALCGRRIGEVLADLGRDGEAVAELTAAAEVMADLGDDVAQARCLRSLGAIHLRRGQHAQAAEHLESALDVLRRVGSPFYEAEVRLLLGEAVAGLGDPTAARVHYEAAHEFFAATGNPKASTTSARLADLDRP
- a CDS encoding DUF1996 domain-containing protein, with translation MTRNQGRHRFSRRTKLTAGAAGLALTIGLAVAISTTGDQGTAQADGADKSLFVDITKQARNVKAPRPEGDATNGTFTVDCGRNENGHFNPDNFIAQPGVRNGAQHLHDYVGNLSTDADSTNESLLDADTTCKNGDKSAYFWPVVRIDRDNEEEEPGKPADAEVECPDVKRKLRNVPQQARAEVDRNLQQLKQQIAEANDKLKKAANVDDPNFVNNAILGPLRDKRSAAIGRIVEAIDRVAQRPRGLQRLAPCTVKDGDSKDVKVAEQQKEAEADAPEKGDGKSKSDENELPGNEGEIQRPEVVDLTFRGSPTGKVVAMPQFLRVLYGDAKVTKNGPKNARKSWTCTGFEDKVQLDKYPVCPQGSKVKRIHDFPSCWDGKNTDSANHRDHIVYPNENGKCPKGFRAVPQLRISLTYNIPRDVQQNGQYAVDAFPEEKHNPLSDHDDFANVMSEELMNRVVDCINSGKKCKE
- a CDS encoding Imm1 family immunity protein, which produces MIQAHHRTGVDEVRGTEDVRRLLDLLSVAEDATLVHRDTPDNRVWVGVRGDRGAMLFTDVFTGSWASLGEGPRQRPRYAGVRFPTHCEIPVADLAVAIEEFLATGQRPTRVPWQQVR
- a CDS encoding PucR family transcriptional regulator — encoded protein: MLLVRSLLRMPELRLRLVVGEEYLDRPVTRLYGTELPDPARYLSGGELVLSGLLWHRSATDCETFVGSLAHAGVAALAASDPEARELPAALVEACRRHGVPLLEVPIDLSFATITERVVLELAAERVGDAGAQLGRHRRLLTVVADGGGLGELVAAGAAELDAPVRVLSTTGHVVAGPELPDAAVFVREFLQADRLPRVVRRTTLLPVSERGGSRVATWIVVVEGDRAHDEVAAELASLVGVERTRVVQERRIENRAAGPLLREVLTGSGDLGPRLAAVGWDAAEFRVVVASSSDGRVEQTAALLEEVLAPVAPHALVSVHGDEVYAIAPSGPGWADAVRRALRTVEPGLGSVRVLVGISSAVGAAGLRGAAEEASHARRLGERRPGRTCVVAGEEIALHQLLLAGVPEELRGSLRRRVLGPVLDYDAEHGSDLVGTLRVFLDCSGSWTTAAARLHVHVNTLRYRVGRVEELLGVDLSDFTSRVDLYLALHAG
- the uraH gene encoding hydroxyisourate hydrolase; this encodes MGGRVTISTHVLDAQRGRPAVGLAVRLEHDGETVAQARTGEDGRITGWPSDRAGVYRLVFDTGDFAPFFPEVVLTFRVTEPGEHHHVPLLLSPFAYSTYRGS
- a CDS encoding FAD binding domain-containing protein, whose protein sequence is MDFLRPDTLAEALALKSQRPDAVPIAGGTDVMVELNFDHRRPAALLDLTRVPELREHSTENGVVRIGAGVPYVRIIEELGGALPGLAMASRTVGSPQIRNRGTVGGNLGAASPAGDTHPVLLAAGATVEVASARGVRFIPATEFYLGVKRNALEPDELITAVHVPATRAPQQFSKVGTRNAMVIAVCSFAVALHPGEQRVGAAVGSAAPTPRRATEAEEFLSGELTATDQWESPKPLLDSVKRRFGELVAQAASPIDDVRGSAAYRKHALSVLARRTLGWAWQDYTGKAA
- a CDS encoding (2Fe-2S)-binding protein — translated: MRVNVTVNGEQRQADDVWEGESLLYVLRERLGLPGSKNACEQGECGSCTVYLDGVPVCSCLVAAGQAQDREVRTVEGLAEGDALDPVQEAFVEAGAVQCGFCTPGLVVAAHDLVNRVPQPSDPEIREALAGNLCRCTGYEKILDAVKLAAQKKSAR